cctaaacccaAACCTATCAATGAGCTCTCtgtaaaatcagagggaaatgatatgTGAATCACACTGATGTaaaagcacctaaccctggttgtaagcctaaacttgacataaacttgTCACTCAAATCTGACTGGTTGATTGGAAAGTTGTTCTAGgaccaacaaagatgttgatccaggaacatattgcacttggtgaaatcaggttctggcATCTGAAGAGCCCACACGTGCGTTCACACATGCAGACATTTTGACCTTTGAACTATTTTAAACTATGTGCCTATAGCCAAGGTCGCAAACATACCAGATCACATGTGGTCATTGCCACACAAAGCAAGGTCTAgtttgaatataatataatataatataatgtcaaaagtttggaataatttagattattttgtaatgtttttgaaaaaagtctctcatactcaccaaggctacatttatttaattaaaaatacagtaaaaacagtaatattgtcaaatattaaaatttttatatattttaaaatttaatttattcttatgatggcaaaactttttttcagcagtcattactacagtcttcagtatcacatgatccttcagaaatcattgaatatgctgatttggtgctcaagaataatttcttattatcaatgttgaaaacagttatatgTGGAAACTGAAACACTCATTCAAAggtaagtaaaataaaataaaaaataataataatacttgtatgcagcaaggatgcattgatcaaaactgacatttaaaaactttttatttaaaaaaaaaaagatttccatttcaaattatgatttctgaaggatcatatgacactgaagactggagtaacggctgctgaaaattcagctttgccatcacaggaatacattacattttaaaatatcaaaaatatagaaaacagttatattaaattgtaataatatttcacagtattactgctTTTCTGTATTGTTCGTCACATACAAgcagccatggtgagcataaaagacttccaAAAAAAATgcgttaacactttacaatgaggttcattaattaactacattagttaacatgaataatgaactgcacttatacagcatttattaatctttgttaatgttaatttcaacatttactaatacattttgaaaatcttgttaacattagttaatgcactgtgaactagcatgaacaaacaatgaacaactgtattttcattaactaacgttaacgaagattaataaatacagtaataaatgtattgctcatggttagttcatattAGTTAATACATAACTAatatttaactaatgaaccttattgtaaagtgttaccaaaaatgttaataattccaaacttttgacctgtAGTGTAAATGAATGTGCTAAATGTTCAGAATTACTACACTGATTTTAGCAAAAGTGATAGGGAAATACAAAGAGGGATTTGTAAAATGTTGAAGAGTGAAAGTAATAGTTCCTGATCCTCCTTCAAGTGTGACAGATTTGCCCAAGAGCTTTGACTTCTGCTGACAAATCTCCTCCCTCCTGTCAGTCATTGCTGAAAGGCTGTTCCATTCTGGTACAACCACATTTAAAATGCTCATCCAATGACTGACAGTCAGTGAACTTGACTACCTACTCTGTTGTCAATCATGGATTTGTTTTCTTCTGAAGATGACTCAGTCTCATGTTTCAAAGGGAAAAATTAACACAGCAGGAGTTGATTTTGCATTCTTGTGCTTCTAACAGGCTTTGATTCTGTGTCCTTGAGGGATGAGGAAACAATCAGGTTCATGTGGTTTAGGAAATGGCCATACTAAAAAACATCcctgtttgaatttcttttggaaacggaaaaaaataaaaaaataaaaataaaaaaatcgcaTAGTTATTGAGTGTGTAacacatttgaagtggatcctGTAGCTCAACTGGTAAAGCACAGCAGTAACCATGAGTACACCAGGGAaaacatataaaatgtatactttaaATGCACTCAAagttgctttaaataaataataaataaacaaaagagtCTGCCaaacaatgtaaatgttaaaCTAGTATATATGGTCCTGAACAAAGCCTGGCTGTGTTACTGACACTCATATTTCTAGGTTTCTGCTACATGGTACACGTTGCTCAGCTGTGCTGACCTGGTGCCTGTCACACGTTTGTAGTTGTCCTTGGAGTACACTGCCAGAATACTGACGCCCGAGCCAATGTTGACCAGCAACATGGGAAAAAGGTTGTCAAGACAACAGGGTCTCTTGATGCAGTTCTGTGTGTCGGAGGGGTTCTCAAAGTAATAGCATTCAGGATGACCGTTAAAACCGACCGAGTCTATGTACAGCAGCCCCTGGATCAGACAGTCCAGCTCATCCAACTTTAGCAGCTCTAGGTCTGCCatctacaaagaaaaaaaaaaaatcatgactACTCACTGCTCTGCATGTAATAGATTTTTCCCTTAAATACAATTCTTGATGAtacatttcaaattaaaattaaaaataacaggCTTCGACTTTCAATTGAGTAGTTTGGACTTTCTTACCAGTACGAGATGCTTAATGTGTTTAAAAGTATGTTAGTTTAAAAGTAACATCCTAAATTGACATTAAAGacttgttacaaaagatttctacagaaaatagaaaagttattaattgtaataatagttctatttattactgtttttactgtatttttgattaaataaatgcagccttggtgaacatgagactttttttaaaaaaacattacaagtcTTACCACAAACtgttgaacagtagtgtacacacacacacaaacatacacctttatttaacatatttactttttataaaacaacaaagctatacaaaaaaaaaaaaaaaattaccccattgttgaattattatgttttgttttaaataaatctaacaAAACTGTGTCTGATGGGTAAAAAACAGTTAGGACACCGAAGTTAGGAAATTTTGCTGATTGCTTGCTTGGCTTCTATTTTTGGCATGACACAGTAACCCCACTGTGAAATCTCACTGGTCCAAAATCCTACCCCACATAGctgtatattaaacatttgatttCATTGTCAAAACCGTTTGAAAGCCAAGCTGCGGCCTTCTCCTTACCGTTCTGAAGTCATTCTCAAACTTGTACGCCCCACCACCGGTGGCACATAGTGTGGTATGCAGGCTGGAGAAGTGCTTATCTCTGCCCATCTGTATGAATCTATGCATGGCAGCAGTGGGGAAGCGGATGAAGTGCAGGTTCCCTGTGCGACCGCAGATGGTCAGGTTGCGCAGCTCCAGGTGCACATCACGGACGCCGGTTTTGCCGTAGGCTGTGTTGGAGGTGAGGTACCTGCGTATGCTCTTCAGATTCTCCACCTCCTCCTGCTCCTCCTCTGCGGTGATGTCTTTTGGCTCGAAGTAAACAAGCTTTACTAAAGTACCACCAATATCCATCCCAAACCATGGAAAGGCTAGAAAGAGACAAAGAGACTGATCAACATGATTGTGTaaattgtgttccaaagattaattCGACAAACTGGATTGGCAACTAAAAACTACTAAAAACCCTCAACTCCACAACATAATGAAGAAAATGtcagttaaaacattttaaagacaaCTTGACCATACTTTTGTACGCTACTTTTCAAAAGGTAAAGaacttaatacttttatttagagAGAACGCATTAGATTTAAATagtgacagtaaatatatttataatgttgcaaaagattacttttttgttttgaactttctattcatcaaaatcacagtttccacaaaaacattaagcagcacaactgttcaaGCACAACAAagcatcatattagaatgatttctgaaggatcatgtgacactgaagactggagtaatgatgctgaaaattcagctttgccattacaggaaaaaaattacttttttaaaattataaaaatagattattttatactctaaaaatattttacaacattactACTTTAGTGTATTTTGTGATCAAATtagatgcagccttggtaagcataaaagacatctttccaaaaaaaaaaaaaaaaaaaaaaaaaaaaacacttttgaacCTAAGTAAGCTAATTCAAACATTGCAAGCAGGCCAACCAAAGAGAGGCAGTGACGAGCAACACTGCAGCAGCTAATGAGGAGTCAAGGTAGTTACCATGGCAACAGCTGCGAGGCTGCAAATGGCTGTTCTAGGATGCTTAGCAGGTGagaaacacagacagacacacaccaAGGCAACGGAACCAGTACAAACATTCACAGATGCACAGGTCTGTTTCTATAATTttttaactaaatttaaaagatCAGTAGTCAGAAATCTCAAACCCGACTTGAATTACCAATCAGTGTCTACCAAGCAGAGAGAGCAAAGTCTTATCTTATTAGATAATAGGTACATTATTACTGTTAGGACTCTTACATAAGATGTTCACTGGACAGACAGCAgagaaatcagaaaaaaatttgGGCAGGTCAAGGACACAGATATGAACCTGAATAACCTGGTACATGCAGATGTGTGGTCAGATCAGATTGATCGATCAGATTTATGACTGACCTGCCACTTATAATAATGTTGTCAGCTGGTGCTGCACAGGTGATTTGTCTTTGACCAGAATGCTCTCTGCTACAACATCATCTCATATGATCCTCACACTTCCTTTCCCCCTAATATAGATGTGGGCGTATGCTGGGAGGTTTATTTTGGACATCACTCTTATTTCAAAGCATGCAAATCAAGTGGATGAGAGCCCAACTAAATAAATATCAATGTGCTTAGCTttcatagttttaaaaaaaaaaaaagttgcataaaagaaaatgcatgCTATTTAAAGGAATCAATGCAGAAGAAAAAGTAATATCCTAGCCACAGTAGCCAGGAAATAACAGTGTTGCTTCTTCAATGATCTGAATGACCCGAGCCAGAAGCAGCAGGTGAACAGGGGTGTGAGAGTCGTGTGACATAATGACATCAAACAACTCATGTGGGTGAAAGGTCTGTTGGCATCTCCCAGTCAGCAGAGGCATGGAAAGGGAGAGAGACTAAGAGAGAGGGAAAGGGAGAGAGactaagagagagagaaagaaaattgGCAGGCAAGTGTGTCCATGTGAGGAGCTGGGAAAGGCGGAGAAGTGgcaagagagagaggagaggggctgacagagagaaactGGTAGGCAAGCCAAGCGACTGTCTTTGTAAAAGAGAAGCGGGCTATGCAAAAGAGCGAGAATGAAGACCACTGAGTACATGACACCATCAAACTAGAACAGTAGAAACGTGTCAAACACTTTTGCAGCCAAATT
This window of the Ctenopharyngodon idella isolate HZGC_01 chromosome 17, HZGC01, whole genome shotgun sequence genome carries:
- the pank1a gene encoding pantothenate kinase 1a isoform X2, giving the protein MKLKCSKKPAFPWFGMDIGGTLVKLVYFEPKDITAEEEQEEVENLKSIRRYLTSNTAYGKTGVRDVHLELRNLTICGRTGNLHFIRFPTAAMHRFIQMGRDKHFSSLHTTLCATGGGAYKFENDFRTMADLELLKLDELDCLIQGLLYIDSVGFNGHPECYYFENPSDTQNCIKRPCCLDNLFPMLLVNIGSGVSILAVYSKDNYKRVTGTSLGGGTFLGLCCLLTGCETFEEALEMASKGDSTNVDKLVKDIYGGDYQRFGLQGSAVASSFGHMMSKEKRDSISKEDLARATLVTITNNIGSIARMCAVNEKIERVVFVGNFLRINTVSTKLLAYAMDFWSKGQLRALFLEHEGYFGAVGAFLELLKSSEDA